The Thomasclavelia ramosa DSM 1402 genome includes a region encoding these proteins:
- a CDS encoding DUF2000 domain-containing protein — protein sequence MDRKCVMIVDKNLPLGLIANTTAILGTALGKLEGEIVGTDVYDMKEHIHRGIVTISIPVLKGDEFLIRELLKQANYYPNEVLVIDFCDLAQSCRDYSEYIDKMKLASEASLKYFGICLYGTRTRINKLTGNLSLLK from the coding sequence ATGGATAGAAAATGTGTTATGATAGTTGATAAAAATTTGCCACTAGGATTAATTGCTAATACAACTGCTATCTTAGGAACTGCTTTAGGCAAGTTAGAAGGGGAAATCGTTGGGACTGATGTATATGATATGAAAGAACATATACATCGTGGAATAGTAACGATTTCAATTCCAGTTTTGAAGGGTGATGAGTTTTTAATCAGAGAACTACTAAAACAGGCTAATTATTATCCTAATGAGGTATTAGTTATTGATTTTTGTGACCTTGCTCAAAGTTGTCGTGATTATTCAGAATATATTGATAAAATGAAGCTGGCTAGTGAAGCTTCGCTTAAATATTTTGGGATTTGTCTATATGGTACAAGGACACGAATTAATAAACTAACAGGAAATTTATCATTACTAAAATAG
- a CDS encoding DMT family transporter, which translates to MNKDFSGHLAALLTIFIWGTTFISTKILLTDFKPIEILFFRFLIGLFILILIYPKRLRKTTKKQELTFALTGLCGVTLYYLLENIALTYSMASNIGVIISIAPFFTAILSHFILKEETLNQNFIIGFMAAMVGIMLISFNGSSNFKLNPLGDILALLAALVWAVYSILTKRISDYGYSTIQVTRRTFMYGVTFMFLTLIPLGFKLDLGRFSNPIYLGNILFLGLGASALCFVTWNMAVKILGAVKTSIYIYIVPVVTVVTSIIVLHEQITLMAFIGTVLTLIGLFLSQKREVQKNG; encoded by the coding sequence ATGAATAAGGATTTTTCAGGACATTTGGCTGCATTATTAACAATTTTTATTTGGGGAACAACATTTATTTCAACTAAAATTTTATTAACTGATTTTAAACCGATAGAAATATTATTTTTTCGTTTCTTGATAGGTTTATTTATTTTAATTTTGATTTATCCCAAAAGACTAAGAAAAACGACGAAGAAGCAAGAGTTGACATTTGCTCTAACGGGACTTTGTGGAGTTACTTTGTATTATTTATTAGAAAATATTGCACTAACATATTCGATGGCTTCAAATATCGGAGTGATAATCTCAATTGCACCGTTTTTTACGGCAATCTTATCACACTTTATTTTGAAAGAAGAGACATTGAATCAAAATTTTATAATTGGTTTTATGGCTGCAATGGTGGGGATTATGCTTATTAGTTTTAATGGCAGCAGTAATTTTAAGCTGAATCCATTGGGAGATATATTAGCATTACTGGCTGCTTTGGTCTGGGCTGTTTATTCAATTTTAACTAAACGAATTAGTGATTATGGTTATAGTACGATTCAGGTCACAAGAAGAACTTTTATGTATGGGGTAACATTTATGTTTTTGACATTGATACCTTTAGGATTTAAATTGGATTTAGGACGTTTTAGTAATCCAATTTATTTAGGAAATATCTTATTTTTAGGATTAGGTGCATCCGCTTTATGTTTTGTAACTTGGAATATGGCAGTAAAAATATTAGGTGCTGTAAAGACGAGTATCTACATATACATTGTACCAGTAGTTACAGTAGTGACTTCAATCATTGTTTTACATGAACAAATTACTTTAATGGCTTTCATCGGGACAGTACTGACTTTGATTGGATTATTTTTATCTCAAAAACGCGAGGTACAAAAGAATGGATAG
- a CDS encoding helix-turn-helix domain-containing protein, with protein MVETRTIVYDEQLQIEAYQFVGIMQKFPNHFHDCYVVGFVEKGNRHLSCRGDEYDMEPGDMLLLNPRDNHTCESRDGQPLDYRCLNIDADVMVRAVKEVIGCSYLPNFEKPVAFQSEMVESLRTLHQSVMKKETEFLKEELFYILIEQLVKEYTNNQPLLKSRFSEPIKLVKKHLDDNFINQISLDSLSELAQMNKYTLIRNFARSFGITPYQYLETIRVNHAKELLEQGLSPLEAAMLSGFSDQSHFTRFFKSLIGLTPKQYQNIFKGKEDE; from the coding sequence GTGGTGGAAACTAGAACGATCGTATATGATGAACAATTACAAATTGAAGCATATCAGTTTGTTGGAATAATGCAAAAATTCCCTAATCATTTTCATGACTGTTATGTAGTTGGTTTTGTTGAAAAGGGCAATCGCCATTTGTCTTGTCGTGGGGATGAATATGATATGGAGCCAGGGGATATGCTGTTATTAAATCCTCGTGATAATCACACTTGTGAAAGTCGCGACGGTCAACCGCTTGATTATCGTTGTTTAAATATTGATGCAGATGTTATGGTGCGAGCAGTAAAAGAGGTTATAGGATGTAGCTATTTACCAAATTTTGAAAAACCAGTTGCTTTTCAAAGTGAGATGGTCGAATCTTTACGCACATTGCATCAAAGTGTGATGAAGAAAGAAACGGAGTTTTTGAAAGAAGAATTATTTTATATTTTGATAGAACAGCTGGTTAAAGAATATACTAATAACCAGCCGCTATTAAAAAGTCGATTTAGTGAGCCGATCAAATTAGTAAAAAAGCATTTAGATGATAATTTTATCAATCAAATTTCTTTAGATTCATTAAGTGAATTAGCACAGATGAATAAGTATACTCTAATTCGTAATTTTGCACGTTCTTTTGGGATAACTCCCTATCAATATCTTGAAACAATACGTGTTAATCATGCCAAAGAGCTACTTGAACAGGGTCTTAGTCCACTTGAGGCAGCAATGCTTTCGGGATTTAGTGATCAAAGTCATTTTACTCGTTTTTTTAAGAGCTTAATCGGCTTGACACCGAAACAGTATCAAAATATTTTTAAGGGGAAAGAGGATGAATAA
- a CDS encoding LysR family transcriptional regulator yields MTLQQLRYVITVAQKGSISEAAKELFISQPSLSNAIKELEKEMKIIIFSRTNKGIIISDEGLEFLGYARQVLEQAELLENRYLETKSTKKRFNISTQHYSFAVNAFVDLVKKYSDNEYEFTIRETRTYEIIEDVKTLKSEIGILYINDFNQKVINKLLKENNLIFNQLFIAKPHIFVSNTNPLAQKDIVTLEDIEPFPYLSFEQGQYNSFYFSEEILSTLVHQKIIKVSDRATLFNLLIGLDGYTISTGIISEELNGKNIIAIPLAVDETIKIGYIVRNDTARSYLGQIFIEALKQNTQELMQGV; encoded by the coding sequence ATGACATTACAACAATTACGCTATGTGATTACGGTAGCTCAAAAAGGCTCAATTAGTGAAGCAGCTAAAGAATTATTTATTTCACAGCCTAGTTTATCTAATGCAATTAAAGAATTAGAGAAAGAGATGAAAATTATCATTTTCTCACGAACTAATAAGGGTATCATAATAAGTGATGAAGGATTGGAATTTTTAGGATATGCGCGTCAGGTTCTTGAACAAGCAGAACTTTTAGAAAATCGATATTTAGAAACAAAAAGTACTAAAAAGCGCTTTAATATTTCAACTCAGCATTATTCTTTTGCTGTTAATGCTTTTGTTGATTTAGTAAAAAAATATAGCGATAACGAATATGAATTTACAATTAGGGAAACTCGCACATATGAAATAATTGAAGATGTTAAAACTCTTAAAAGTGAAATTGGAATTCTTTATATAAATGATTTTAATCAAAAAGTTATTAATAAATTGTTAAAAGAAAACAATCTTATTTTTAATCAGCTTTTTATTGCTAAACCACATATTTTTGTTAGTAATACAAATCCATTAGCTCAAAAAGATATTGTGACTCTTGAAGATATTGAACCATTTCCTTATTTATCCTTTGAACAAGGACAATATAATTCATTTTATTTTTCTGAGGAAATTTTAAGCACTTTAGTACATCAAAAAATAATCAAAGTCAGTGATCGAGCAACTTTGTTTAATCTATTGATTGGTTTAGATGGGTATACTATTTCAACAGGGATTATTAGCGAAGAATTGAATGGTAAAAATATTATTGCGATTCCGCTTGCTGTTGATGAAACGATCAAGATTGGATACATTGTTCGAAATGATACAGCGCGCAGCTATTTAGGTCAAATTTTTATTGAAGCATTAAAACAAAATACTCAAGAATTGATGCAGGGAGTCTAG
- the metE gene encoding 5-methyltetrahydropteroyltriglutamate--homocysteine S-methyltransferase, translating into MKTAVIGYPRIGSNRELKFATERYLKGQIEQSELLQIAQNLRKEHWVEQDNQKIDYISSNDFSFYDNVLDTAYLLNIIPKRYQELQLNSLDQYFAMARGYQGENGDVKALAMKKWFNTNYHYLVPEVDDQVEISLNGTKIFDEFQEALDLGIKTKPVIVGPYTLMKLLRFTGTLTYQDILDDLINGYLEVIKKLRNLGASWIEVDEPALVFDLSDKDIILFKEIYTKILDNKGSVKILLQTYFGDIRDCYQTVLNLDFDGIGLDFIEGKENLTLLDRYGFDQNKILFAGVVNGKNIWKNEYEKTVSLIEKIKNNVNKIVLNTSCSLIHVPYTIENERNLEQIYKNNFSFAQEKLKELFQLKVIMRIGKGHSYYVDNLAFFKEPNNRTNEAVQARIAALKKEDFIRLPEFEVRRQIQKEKFKLPILPTTTIGSFPQTKEVRANRRAYRNGDIDEQTYAEFNHQMIKEWIKYQEEIDLDVLVHGEFERNDMVEYFGENLDGYLFTENGWVQSYGTRCVKPPVIWGDISRVRPLTVDYAVYTQALTKKPVKGMLTGPVTMLNWSFPRIDISLAETTLQLALAIKDEVLDLEDHGIKIIQIDEAALREKLPLRKRDWQSEYLDWAIPAYRLVHSSVQADTQIHSHMCYSEFDDIIQAIEDMDSDVISFEASRSDLTLIDTLNRVNFKTEIGPGVYDIHSPRIPSVEELERVLTSMLEKLSASKLWINPDCGLKTRAYPETLASLKNMVEATKNIRTKLQ; encoded by the coding sequence ATGAAAACAGCAGTTATTGGATATCCAAGAATTGGATCAAATCGAGAATTAAAATTTGCTACAGAGCGGTATTTAAAGGGGCAGATTGAACAAAGTGAGTTATTACAAATTGCCCAAAATTTAAGAAAAGAACATTGGGTTGAACAAGATAACCAAAAAATAGATTATATTTCTTCAAACGATTTTTCATTTTATGATAATGTTTTAGATACAGCCTATTTACTAAATATCATTCCTAAACGATATCAAGAATTACAATTGAATTCATTAGATCAATATTTTGCAATGGCACGAGGCTATCAAGGGGAAAATGGAGATGTTAAAGCTTTAGCAATGAAAAAATGGTTTAATACTAATTATCATTATTTAGTACCGGAAGTTGATGATCAAGTTGAAATTAGCTTAAATGGAACTAAGATTTTTGATGAGTTTCAAGAAGCACTTGATTTAGGGATTAAGACCAAACCAGTCATTGTTGGACCATATACTTTAATGAAATTATTACGTTTTACAGGGACACTAACTTATCAAGATATTCTTGATGATCTTATAAATGGGTATTTAGAGGTTATTAAGAAATTGAGGAATTTAGGTGCTTCATGGATTGAGGTTGATGAACCAGCACTAGTTTTTGATTTAAGTGATAAAGATATTATCTTGTTTAAAGAAATATATACTAAAATTTTAGATAATAAAGGGTCAGTAAAAATTTTATTACAGACATATTTTGGAGATATTCGTGACTGTTATCAAACAGTTTTAAATTTAGATTTTGATGGAATTGGATTAGATTTTATTGAAGGTAAGGAAAATTTAACTTTATTAGATCGTTACGGTTTTGATCAAAATAAAATCTTATTTGCAGGAGTAGTTAATGGTAAAAATATTTGGAAGAATGAATATGAAAAAACAGTTTCTTTAATTGAAAAAATAAAAAATAATGTCAATAAAATAGTTTTAAATACATCATGTTCCTTGATTCATGTCCCTTATACGATTGAAAATGAAAGGAATTTAGAGCAAATATATAAAAATAATTTTTCTTTTGCACAAGAAAAATTAAAAGAATTATTTCAATTAAAGGTAATTATGCGAATTGGAAAAGGACATAGTTATTATGTTGATAATTTAGCATTCTTTAAAGAGCCAAATAATCGTACTAATGAAGCAGTCCAAGCACGAATTGCAGCACTGAAAAAAGAAGACTTTATTCGCCTACCGGAATTTGAAGTACGTCGCCAAATTCAAAAAGAAAAATTTAAATTACCAATTTTACCAACTACAACAATTGGTTCATTTCCTCAAACCAAAGAAGTAAGAGCTAATCGCCGAGCTTATCGTAATGGTGACATTGATGAACAGACATATGCGGAATTTAATCATCAGATGATTAAAGAATGGATCAAGTATCAAGAAGAAATAGACTTAGATGTTTTAGTACATGGAGAATTTGAAAGAAATGATATGGTTGAATATTTTGGTGAGAATCTAGATGGATATTTATTTACTGAGAATGGCTGGGTACAATCATATGGTACTCGTTGTGTTAAACCGCCAGTTATTTGGGGTGATATTTCTCGAGTGCGCCCGCTAACAGTAGATTATGCAGTATATACACAAGCTCTAACTAAAAAACCTGTTAAAGGAATGTTGACCGGTCCAGTAACAATGTTAAACTGGTCATTTCCGCGGATTGATATTTCTTTGGCAGAAACAACTTTACAACTGGCACTTGCAATCAAAGACGAGGTTTTAGATCTTGAAGATCATGGCATTAAAATTATTCAAATTGATGAAGCAGCACTGAGAGAAAAATTGCCATTACGAAAAAGGGATTGGCAAAGTGAATATCTTGATTGGGCAATTCCAGCATATCGCTTAGTTCATAGTAGTGTTCAAGCAGATACACAAATTCATAGCCATATGTGTTACAGTGAATTTGATGATATTATTCAAGCAATTGAAGATATGGATAGTGATGTTATTTCTTTTGAAGCTTCACGTTCTGATCTAACATTGATCGATACTTTAAATAGAGTTAATTTTAAAACTGAGATCGGGCCAGGAGTCTATGATATTCATTCTCCAAGAATTCCTAGTGTTGAAGAATTAGAAAGAGTTTTAACTTCGATGCTTGAAAAATTGTCTGCCAGCAAATTATGGATCAATCCAGATTGTGGCTTAAAGACCCGAGCTTATCCAGAAACTTTAGCTAGTTTAAAAAATATGGTCGAAGCAACTAAAAATATTCGTACCAAACTTCAATAA
- a CDS encoding 5-methyltetrahydropteroyltriglutamate--homocysteine S-methyltransferase has product MNKIPYRYDIVGSFLRSERLKHARENFNNNLISKNELKKIENEEILKLVKKEEAAGLKAVSDGEFRRSYWHLDFLAGLTGVKKIEAEKWSVDFKGVQPKAATLKIIDKIDFEDHEFLEHFEYLNSIIENGVTAKMTIPAPTMLHLIACVRTKEYQPIARYQDDEQLIVDLAMAYQKIIQAFYDRGCRYLQLDDTSWGEFCSKEKREEYANCGIDVGALVKKYVYLINLSIVNKPDDMNITIHICRGNFRSTWFSSGGYEPVAKELFGSCKVDEFFLEYDSDRSGDFTPLRFIKDQVVVLGLITSKFSELEDKEMIKARINEASQFVALDQLCLSTQCGFASTEEGNNLTEDQQWAKIALVKEIAEEVWGK; this is encoded by the coding sequence ATGAATAAAATACCGTATCGATATGATATAGTTGGAAGTTTTTTAAGAAGCGAGCGTTTAAAACATGCTCGTGAGAATTTCAATAATAATTTAATTAGTAAAAATGAATTAAAAAAAATTGAAAATGAAGAGATTTTAAAATTAGTAAAAAAAGAAGAGGCAGCTGGTTTAAAAGCTGTAAGTGATGGTGAATTTCGTCGGAGTTATTGGCATCTTGATTTTTTGGCAGGTTTAACAGGTGTTAAAAAAATTGAAGCTGAAAAATGGTCAGTTGATTTTAAAGGGGTTCAGCCCAAGGCGGCGACTTTAAAAATTATTGATAAAATTGATTTTGAAGATCATGAATTTTTAGAACATTTCGAATATTTAAATTCAATCATTGAAAATGGTGTAACAGCAAAAATGACGATTCCAGCACCAACGATGCTACATTTAATTGCCTGCGTTAGAACAAAAGAATATCAGCCAATTGCAAGATATCAGGATGATGAACAATTGATTGTAGATTTAGCTATGGCTTATCAAAAGATTATTCAGGCTTTTTATGATCGAGGATGTCGGTATTTACAGCTTGATGATACTTCATGGGGAGAATTTTGTTCAAAAGAAAAACGGGAGGAATATGCTAATTGTGGGATTGATGTAGGAGCACTGGTCAAAAAATATGTATATTTAATTAACTTATCGATTGTTAATAAGCCAGATGATATGAATATAACAATTCATATTTGTCGTGGTAACTTCAGATCAACTTGGTTTTCATCAGGGGGGTATGAACCAGTTGCTAAGGAATTATTTGGTAGCTGTAAGGTAGATGAGTTTTTCTTAGAGTATGATAGTGATCGTTCAGGGGATTTTACACCACTTAGATTTATTAAAGATCAAGTAGTTGTTTTAGGATTAATTACATCAAAATTTTCAGAATTGGAAGATAAGGAAATGATAAAAGCAAGAATTAACGAAGCTAGTCAGTTTGTAGCTTTAGATCAATTATGCTTAAGTACCCAATGTGGCTTTGCATCAACTGAAGAAGGAAATAATTTAACTGAAGATCAGCAGTGGGCTAAAATTGCATTAGTCAAAGAAATTGCTGAAGAAGTGTGGGGAAAATAA
- a CDS encoding MerR family transcriptional regulator translates to MLKNESLKLTTAQFAKLHKINKRTLHYYDEIDLFKPKFKGENNYRYYDYFQSIELENILMLKQLDMSISEIKSYLNNPNVNDFVNIADDKILKIEQDIRRLKQTKKVLEIKKNQLLKSSRVTDFEIEIVERQDEYLLVSNEPFIQYDVKEILEYLQQAWNIEQYKVGCGSYISIDKIKNNDFEHYDGLFISLQNKRYGKNVLLQSKGKYLCGYVKGDWDKIAVLYRSMLNFAKKENLKLIGYAFERGLNEFAINSIDEYFTEISIKISE, encoded by the coding sequence ATGTTAAAAAATGAATCATTAAAACTAACTACTGCACAATTTGCTAAATTACATAAAATTAATAAGCGAACGCTACATTACTATGATGAAATTGATTTATTTAAACCAAAATTTAAAGGTGAAAATAATTATCGATATTACGATTATTTTCAAAGTATTGAATTAGAAAATATTCTAATGCTAAAGCAGTTAGATATGAGTATCAGCGAAATTAAAAGTTATCTAAATAATCCTAATGTTAATGATTTTGTAAATATTGCTGATGATAAAATACTAAAAATAGAACAAGATATTCGTCGTTTAAAACAAACAAAAAAGGTATTAGAGATAAAAAAGAATCAATTGTTGAAGAGTTCACGAGTTACTGATTTTGAAATCGAAATCGTTGAGCGCCAAGATGAATATTTATTAGTTTCAAATGAGCCTTTTATTCAATATGATGTTAAAGAAATTTTAGAATATTTGCAGCAGGCTTGGAATATAGAACAATATAAAGTAGGGTGTGGCAGTTATATTAGTATTGATAAAATTAAAAATAATGATTTTGAACATTACGATGGTCTGTTTATTTCCCTTCAAAACAAACGATATGGCAAAAACGTTTTATTACAATCTAAAGGAAAATATTTATGTGGTTATGTTAAAGGGGATTGGGATAAAATAGCTGTATTATATCGTAGTATGTTAAACTTTGCAAAAAAGGAAAACTTGAAATTAATAGGATATGCTTTTGAAAGAGGTCTCAATGAATTTGCAATCAATAGTATTGATGAGTATTTTACTGAAATATCAATTAAGATTAGTGAATAA
- a CDS encoding GNAT family N-acetyltransferase translates to MKNQIIFRPIIKKDYLAIEKIIREAWHYDEFCTSKIAKLLSKIFLSSCLSNQTFTLVALLKEQPIGIIMGKNIKTHKCPFKYRVKQGFNIFNLLIRKEGRKTAKIFKAVNNIDKVLLQQTNQDYQGELSFFAIDAQYRGLGLGKELFNLLISYMQEQQINRFYLYTDTSCNYHFYEHLGMMRRVEQTHCFKINNEKNVMHFFIYDYLCKKTVSTETV, encoded by the coding sequence ATGAAAAATCAAATTATTTTTAGACCAATTATTAAAAAAGACTATTTAGCAATTGAAAAAATTATTCGTGAAGCATGGCACTATGATGAGTTTTGTACTTCCAAAATAGCTAAATTACTATCAAAAATTTTCTTAAGCAGCTGTTTAAGCAATCAAACTTTTACGCTTGTTGCCTTGCTAAAGGAACAGCCTATTGGCATTATTATGGGAAAAAATATCAAAACACATAAATGTCCCTTTAAATATAGGGTTAAACAAGGATTCAATATTTTTAATCTCTTAATAAGAAAAGAGGGACGAAAAACAGCTAAAATATTTAAGGCTGTCAATAATATTGATAAAGTTTTGTTACAACAAACTAATCAAGACTATCAAGGCGAGCTATCTTTCTTTGCAATTGATGCACAGTATCGGGGATTAGGTCTTGGAAAAGAATTATTTAATCTACTGATTAGTTATATGCAAGAACAACAAATCAATAGATTTTATTTATACACTGATACAAGCTGTAATTATCATTTCTATGAGCATCTAGGGATGATGCGCCGAGTTGAACAAACTCACTGTTTTAAAATCAACAATGAAAAAAACGTAATGCATTTTTTTATTTATGACTACTTGTGCAAAAAAACAGTTTCTACTGAAACTGTTTAA
- a CDS encoding DUF975 family protein translates to MDRVGIKLWAKEKTRSNKWNIWKGFLAIFAASLGLSFIALLLFSVMIDIGGSSYYDTFTFMDLAVTVGVFALYFLVIGFSVNIYRYIKKIVQEDIADLNELRAPIGQYFKQGFGVLAVGLICVLGTLAFVVPGIILGLGLSMTPYLLANYPSLSIFEAITTSWKMMQGKKMKCFVLFFSFYGWILLSTVTLGILFIWLLPYMTLTFNKFFLENENEFYGVVNSNNNVSSNDIEEFALLNNLKLDTRNNVYGMFNDYPVVVMFGSANNDLIITIDTIGEDRTALDEYFNNLRTILTNIKTINYSNGTITLSALRSEELHEVYEILNRITLKLRDLGFLPSCGTCHINKPTSFYEYHGQLMNMCDDCRDAISTQAEEIVEDSSRGIIGAVAGALIGGVLWALVYQIGFIVAFLGYLIVFLAINGYQRMAGKISKKGLIISIICSVLVLFFAESISLGLKIKDLMQLQSIFTAFSYIPYFLSFSEIFAIVVRDIVLGLIFMGLGSWQYIYKIKKSLDEENLNKLD, encoded by the coding sequence ATGGACAGAGTAGGAATTAAATTATGGGCTAAAGAAAAAACACGATCGAATAAATGGAATATTTGGAAAGGTTTTTTAGCTATATTTGCGGCTTCACTAGGACTTTCTTTTATTGCTTTATTACTATTTTCAGTAATGATCGACATTGGGGGAAGCAGTTATTATGATACTTTTACTTTTATGGATCTAGCTGTGACAGTGGGAGTATTTGCTTTATATTTTTTAGTAATTGGTTTTTCAGTCAATATATATCGTTATATCAAAAAAATTGTGCAGGAGGATATTGCTGATCTTAATGAATTGAGAGCACCTATAGGGCAATATTTTAAACAGGGATTTGGTGTTCTGGCTGTTGGACTTATTTGTGTTTTAGGAACATTGGCATTTGTTGTTCCAGGAATTATTTTGGGATTAGGGTTATCAATGACACCTTATCTTTTAGCAAATTATCCTAGTTTATCAATTTTTGAAGCAATTACAACAAGCTGGAAAATGATGCAAGGAAAGAAAATGAAATGTTTTGTCTTATTTTTTAGTTTTTATGGCTGGATTTTATTAAGTACAGTAACACTGGGAATATTATTTATTTGGTTATTGCCATATATGACATTAACATTTAATAAATTCTTTTTAGAAAACGAGAATGAATTTTATGGTGTAGTTAACAGTAACAATAATGTAAGTAGTAATGATATTGAAGAGTTTGCTTTATTAAATAATTTGAAACTTGATACACGTAATAATGTATATGGAATGTTTAATGATTATCCAGTAGTAGTGATGTTTGGGAGTGCTAACAATGACCTAATTATTACAATCGATACTATTGGGGAAGATCGAACTGCTCTAGATGAATATTTTAATAATTTAAGAACAATATTAACAAACATTAAAACTATTAATTATAGTAATGGAACAATTACCTTAAGTGCTTTGCGAAGTGAGGAATTACATGAAGTATATGAGATTTTAAATCGAATTACTTTAAAGTTAAGAGATCTGGGCTTCCTTCCAAGTTGTGGAACTTGTCATATTAATAAACCAACTTCATTCTATGAGTATCATGGTCAATTGATGAATATGTGTGATGACTGTAGAGATGCAATCAGTACCCAAGCTGAAGAAATCGTTGAGGACAGTAGCCGAGGAATCATTGGTGCTGTGGCTGGTGCTCTAATTGGTGGTGTGCTTTGGGCATTGGTGTATCAAATCGGTTTTATCGTCGCATTCTTAGGTTATTTAATTGTTTTTTTAGCGATAAATGGTTATCAGCGAATGGCTGGTAAAATTTCTAAAAAAGGATTAATAATTTCAATTATTTGTAGCGTTTTGGTACTGTTTTTTGCAGAATCAATCAGCTTAGGGCTAAAAATTAAAGATCTGATGCAATTACAAAGTATTTTTACTGCATTTTCATATATTCCTTACTTCCTTTCATTCAGTGAAATCTTTGCTATTGTAGTTAGAGATATAGTCCTTGGATTAATCTTTATGGGATTAGGAAGCTGGCAATATATTTATAAGATTAAAAAGTCTTTGGATGAAGAAAATCTAAATAAACTCGATTAA
- a CDS encoding pentapeptide repeat-containing protein has protein sequence MNKLSGLKTDCCGCRGFCCRALFFFKSDGFPYDKPAKRNCKNLLADYRCKIHDQLEIVNYYGCINYDCLGAGQKTALFKEDDQLLFEVFEVMVQLHEILWYLYVGKNFVQSQRLNEQLETYYQMIESLTYLDAEEILALDLNKYRQLVNPLLQEVYCQMNKDIQIKPLQARKTVLNRADFMGCDLHEKDLRGQDFKGAFLIGANLSNCDLCGVNFLGSDVRKMDIRNSDLSKSLFLTPAQISACVINRYTKLPEYIGY, from the coding sequence ATGAATAAGTTATCTGGTTTGAAAACAGACTGTTGTGGTTGTAGAGGATTTTGTTGTCGAGCACTATTCTTTTTTAAAAGTGATGGTTTTCCTTATGATAAACCAGCAAAAAGAAATTGTAAAAATTTATTAGCAGATTATCGTTGCAAAATACATGACCAGCTAGAAATTGTAAATTATTATGGTTGTATAAACTACGATTGTCTTGGAGCGGGACAAAAGACAGCCCTGTTCAAAGAAGATGACCAGCTTCTATTTGAAGTATTTGAAGTTATGGTACAGCTGCATGAAATTTTATGGTATTTATATGTTGGTAAAAATTTTGTACAAAGTCAACGATTAAATGAACAGCTCGAAACATATTATCAGATGATTGAATCATTAACTTATTTAGATGCCGAAGAAATCCTTGCACTTGACTTAAATAAGTATCGGCAATTAGTAAATCCTTTATTACAGGAAGTCTATTGTCAAATGAATAAAGATATTCAAATTAAACCATTGCAAGCTAGAAAAACAGTACTGAATCGTGCTGATTTTATGGGTTGTGATTTACATGAAAAAGATTTACGTGGACAAGATTTTAAGGGGGCCTTTTTAATTGGGGCAAATTTGTCTAATTGTGATTTATGTGGTGTTAATTTTTTAGGAAGTGATGTAAGAAAGATGGATATTAGAAATAGTGATTTATCAAAAAGTCTATTTCTAACACCAGCTCAAATAAGTGCATGTGTTATTAATCGGTACACAAAATTGCCGGAATATATAGGCTATTAG